A window of the Lactuca sativa cultivar Salinas chromosome 5, Lsat_Salinas_v11, whole genome shotgun sequence genome harbors these coding sequences:
- the LOC111899514 gene encoding uncharacterized protein LOC111899514 — MVGDSSASVRLPALLLLLTFLNSACFVVSGEFPSLTVSEYASLQISPKLAVENSPGSRPGSQVVCERVEIHGLSRFRNLTSFFSSVKVKAIIVNSTGRPPNVTICFHRNASLAVGMCHESQWEKLTKGSWIKSMSPFDHKLLDIRIVGPSEGTIEILLNKEFYSYRIVFLVLGITLMTFASSLSNSLVVYYGGAMTLGVLLVVLVILFQGMRILPSGRKSSLALVLYGSIVGVGSFLFSYLPTLFNSLLMEMGISEDVYSPIAVFLLAFIVLLGAWLGFWAVRKLVLTEDGSIDTGVAHFVSWSFRILASSMILQSSVDPLLAVAAWVCGILVPSAFKWFLKVLLETNKVKHRGSYKKVSNEEDHGIIHKLEDKNTFYSSFHDTRERRQYSKEEWDEFTKMSTKKALESLVCSPDFNRWAVAHADRITLRPKNDTSQRRQSWLPWS, encoded by the exons ATGGTCGGCGATTCATCGGCCTCCGTCCGACTTCCGGCACTCCTCCTCCTACTCACTTTCTTGAACTCTGCCTGTTTCGTTGTTTCAGGAGAGTTTccttctctaa CTGTTTCAGAGTATGCTTCATTACAAATATCCCCAAAATTGGCAGTGGAAAACTCACCAGGTTCAAGACCTGGATCCCAAGTGGTTTGTGAAAGAGTAGAAATTCATGGCTTGTCAAGGTTCAGAAACCTCACAAGTTTCTTCTCTTCAGTGAAGGTGAAGGCTATAATCGTAAATTCCACTGGTCGTCCTCCAAATGTTACCATCTGTTTCCACAG GAATGCATCTCTTGCAGTGGGGATGTGTCATGAAAGTCAATGGGAGAAACTTACGAAAGGGTCATGGATTAAATCCATGTCCCCATTTGATCACAAGCTTTTGGATATACGAATAGTGGGCCCTTCTGAAGGAACTATTGAGATCTTACTGAACAAAG aattttattcctACAGAATTGTATTTCTGGTACTTGGAATAACACTGATGACATTTGCATCCTCTTTGAGCAACTCTTTAGTAGTCTACTATGGTGGTGCAATGACATTAGGGGTTCTACTTGTTGTGTTGGTGATCCTCTTTCAG GGAATGAGGATCCTTCCAAGTGGTCGAAAGAGTTCACTTGCATTAGTTCTATATGGATCCATT GTTGGAGTCGGATCCTTTCTGTTTAGCTACTTACCTACATTATTCAACTCACTACTCATGGAAATGGGAATCAGTGAAGATGTATACAGTCCT ATAGCAGTATTCCTACTAGCTTTCATTGTTCTTTTGGGAGCATGGTTAGGGTTTTGGGCTGTTCGTAAGCTTGTCCTTACAGAAGATGGATCAATCGATACAGGTGTGGCCCACTTTGTTTCATGGTCCTTCCGGATTTTAGCATCCAGTATGATTCTTCAG AGTTCAGTGGATCCTTTATTAGCAGTTGCAGCATGGGTTTGTGGAATACTTGTTCCATCAGCTTTTAAGTGGTTCCTTAA AGTGTTGTTGGAAACAAACAAGGTGAAGCATAGAGGATCTTACAAGAAGGTTTCTAATGAAGAGGATCATGGAATCATCCATAAGTTAGAGGACAAAAACACGTTCTATTCGAGCTTTCATGACACACGTGAAAGAAGACAATACTCGAAGGAGGAATGGGATGAATTTACTAAAATGTCCACCAAGAAAGCACTTGAAAGTCTTGTGTGTTCACCGGATTTTAACCGATGGGCTGTTGCTCATGCGGATAGAATCACTTTACGTCCGAAAAACGACACCAGTCAGAGGCGACAAAGTTGGCTCCCATGGTCTTGA
- the LOC111899512 gene encoding DEAD-box ATP-dependent RNA helicase 10: MEDDKEEVKSFKELGLVEQLVEACDSLGWKNPSKIQAEAIPHALEGKDLIGLAQTGSGKTGAFALPILQALLAAAAAVPPVQHAFFACVLSPTRELAIQIAEQFEALGSSISLKTAVLVGGVDHVQQSIALGKRPHIVVATPGRLVDHLSNTKGFSLRTIKYLVLDEADRLLNEDFEKSLDEILNAIPRERRTYLFSATMTKKVQKLQRACLRNPVKIEAASKYSTVDTLKQQFRFVPAKHKDCYLTYILNEKSGSTSMVFTRTCEATRLLALMLRNLSFRAIPISGQMTQAKRLGALNKFKAGECNILICTDVASRGLDIPSVDMVINYDIPTNSKDYIHRVGRTARAGRSGVAISLVNQYELEWYIQIEKLIGKKLPEFEAQEEEVLLFLERVTEAKRLSLMKIKEAGGHKRRRGGEEEEDEVDKFHGKNRNNKSSNNKKSKRR, encoded by the exons ATGGAAGACGACAAAGAAGAAGTGAAatcattcaaagaattaggatTAGTTGAACAATTAGTCGAGGCTTGTGATAGTTTAGGCTGGAAAAATCCTTCCAAGATACAGGCTGAGGCCATTCCTCATGCGCTTGAAG GGAAGGACTTAATTGGGCTAGCACAAACTGGTTCTGGTAAAACTGGAGCTTTTGCTCTACCGATTCTTCAAGCCCTGTTGGCCGCCGCGGCGGCGGTTCCACCTGTTCAACACGCCTTCTTTGCCTGCGTGCTTTCTCCCACAAG GGAACTTGCAATTCAAATTGCTGAACAATTTGAGGCCTTGGGGTCAAGCATTAGCCTAAAGACTGCAGTG CTTGTTGGAGGGGTAGACCATGTACAACAAAGCATTGCCCTTGGGAAACGACCACATATTGTT GTTGCGACACCTGGACGTCTTGTGGACCATTTATCTAACACTAAAGGGTTTTCCCTTCGCACAATAAAGTACTTG GTTTTGGATGAAGCAGACAGATTGCTAAATGAAGATTTTGAAAAATCACTTGATGAAATCTTAAATGCCATTCCTCGTGAAAGGAGAACATACTTGTTTTCTGCTACCATGACTAAGAAG GTGCAAAAGCTGCAAAGAGCTTGTCTAAGAAACCCTGTAAAG ATTGAGGCGGCATCTAAATATTCTACAGTTGACACATTGAAGCAACAGTTTCGTTTTGTGCCAGCTAAGCATAAGGACTGTTATCTTacatacattttaaatgaaaaatccgGGAGTACATCAATGGTGTTCACACGTACATGTGAAGCAACACGTCTTTTGGCTTTAATGCTTCGCAACCTTAGTTTTCGTGCAATCCCAATTTCTGGTCAAATGACTCag GCAAAAAGGCTAGGGGCCTTGAATAAGTTCAAGGCTGGGGAGTGTAATATTCTTATATGCACTGATGTGGCGAGTAGAGGACTTGATATTCCTTCTGTTGATATGGTTATAAATTATGATATTCCCACTAACTCAAAA GATTATATTCATCGAGTGGGAAGAACAGCACGTGCTGGGAGGTCTGGGGTTGCTATTTCTTTGGTGAATCAGTATGAGCTTGAGTGGTATATTCAAATAGAGAAGCTTATTGGTAAGAAGCTACCTGAGTTTGAAGCACAAGAAGAGGAGGTTTTGTTATTCTTGGAACGTGTCACTGAGGCTAAACGCTTATCCCTCATG AAAATTAAGGAAGCGGGAGGGCATAAGAGGAGGAGGGGTGGTGAAGAGGAGGAGGATGAGGTTGACAAGTTCCATGGGAAGAATAGGAATAACAAGTCGTCAAACAACAAGAAGTCTAAACGTAGATAG
- the LOC111899513 gene encoding beta-xylosidase/alpha-L-arabinofuranosidase 2: MAFKNRALSVFAILAIFMMWQNTNVLAQNTPVFACDINKNPGLRNFSFCDSSLDVQTRVDDLVKRLTLQEKIVNLVDNAGSIDRLGIPKYEWWSEALHGVSYVGPGTHFSSVVPGATSFPQVILTAASFNETLFKTIGKVVSTEARAMYNVGLAGLTFWSPNINILRDPRWGRAQETPGEDPTLTSKYGAAYVQGLQETDDGDNDRLKVGACCKHYTAYDVDNWKGIDRYHFNAVVTKQDMDDTFQPPFKSCVVDGNVASVMCSYNQVNGIPTCGDPDLLTGVIRGEWKLNGYISSDCDSLDVMFNSQHWAKTPEEIAADALIAGLDLNCGNFLGQHTEAAVKAGLVKESEVDRAVSNNFATLMRLGFFDGDPSKHIYGKLGPKDVCTPANQELAREAARQGIVLLKNSIGSLPLSPTSIKSLAVIGPNANVTKTMIGNYEGTPCKYTTPLQGLTAEVATVYQAGCADVGCASAQLDEAKKVASAADAVVLVMGSDQSIEAESRDRIDLTLPGQQSLLISQVAEVSKGPVILVIMSGGGMDIQFAKDDPKITSILWVGFPGEAGGAALADIIFGQYNPSGRLPMSWYPQSYTKVNMTNMNMRPDPATGYPGRTYRFYKGDTVYTFGDGLSFSEFTHHLVEAPKLVSIPLEEGHVCRSSRCKSIDTVDQTCKNLAFNIHLRVTNSGKMRGSHTVFLFSSPPSVHGAPQKHLLGFQKVNLAPREQGVVRFGVDVCKDLSLVDEVGNRKVALGLHVLHVGNLKHSLNVKI, encoded by the exons ATGGCGTTCAAAAACAGAGCACTCTCTGTTTTTGCCATTCTTGCCATCTTCATGATGTGGCAAAACACCAATGTTTTAGCCCAAAACACACCCGTTTTCGCCTGTGATATCAACAAAAACCCGGGTTTAAGAAACTTCTCGTTTTGTGATTCATCATTAGATGTGCAAACTAGGGTCGATGATTTGGTAAAGAGGCTCACATTACAGGAAAAGATTGTGAATTTGGTTGATAACGCCGGCAGCATCGACCGCCTTGGTATTCCAAAATACGAGTGGTGGTCGGAGGCTCTACACGGCGTGTCTTACGTGGGTCCAGGGACCCATTTTTCCAGTGTGGTCCCTGGAGCAACCAGCTTCCCTCAAGTCATCCTTACTGCTGCCTCGTTCAATGAAACTCTGTTCAAAACAATCGGAAAG GTGGTTTCAACCGAAGCTAGAGCAATGTACAACGTCGGTTTAGCAGGATTAACATTTTGGTCACCAAATATAAACATTTTGCGAGATCCACGATGGGGAAGAGCTCAAGAAACCCCGGGTGAAGACCCGACCCTAACAAGTAAATATGGAGCGGCTTATGTTCAAGGTTTACAAGAGACTGACGATGGCGATAATGATCGGCTCAAAGTCGGGGCTTGTTGTAAGCATTACACTGCTTACGATGTTGACAATTGGAAAGGCATTGATCGTTACCATTTTAACGCTgtg GTTACAAAACAAGATATGGATGATACATTTCAACCCCCATTCAAGAGTTGTGTTGTTGATGGCAATGTTGCAAGTGTCATGTGTTCTTATAATCAAGTAAATGGCATACCAACTTGTGGTGATCCGGATCTTTTAACCGGAGTCATTCGGGGCGAATGGAAATTAAACGg GTACATAAGTTCTGATTGTGATTCGCTAGACGTGATGTTCAATTCCCAACACTGGGCTAAAACACCCGAGGAAATCGCAGCTGACGCGTTAATAGCTG GATTGGATTTGAACTGTGGAAATTTCCTGGGGCAACACACAGAAGCTGCGGTGAAAGCTGGGCTAGTGAAAGAATCTGAAGTCGACAGAGCTGTTTCCAACAATTTCGCGACTCTTATGAGATTAGGGTTCTTCGACGGTGATCCGAGCAAGCATATCTATGGGAAACTAGGCCCAAAAGACGTATGCACACCGGCGAACCAGGAGTTAGCACGCGAAGCGGCTAGACAAGGAATCGTTCTCCTCAAGAACAGTATCGGATCCTTGCCACTTTCCCCAACATCCATCAAATCACTAGCCGTGATCGGACCTAACGCCAATGTCACAAAAACCATGATCGGAAATTACGAAG GTACCCCTTGTAAGTACACGACTCCTCTTCAGGGACTAACGGCGGAGGTGGCGACGGTGTACCAGGCGGGGTGTGCGGATGTAGGATGTGCTAGTGCACAATTAGATGAAGCCAAGAAAGTAGCGTCTGCGGCAGATGCTGTGGTTTTAGTGATGGGTAGTGATCAATCGATAGAGGCTGAGAGTCGAGACAGAATCGATCTTACACTTCCTGGACAACAAAGTCTTTTGATTTCTCAGGTTGCAGAGGTATCTAAAGGTCCGGTTATTCTTGTTATAATGTCTGGTGGAGGAATGGATATCCAGTTTGCTAAAGATGACCCGAAAATCACCAGCATCTTATGGGTCGGGTTCCCTGGTGAAGCTGGTGGCGCTGCCCTAGCAGACATCATTTTCGGGCAGTATAATCCAA GTGGAAGATTACCCATGTCATGGTACCCACAATCCTACACAAAGGTGAACATGACCAACATGAATATGAGACCAGACCCAGCCACAGGCTACCCGGGTCGAACCTATCGGTTCTACAAAGGAGACACGGTTTATACATTTGGTGATGGGCTGAGCTTTTCCGAGTTCACTCACCACTTAGTTGAAGCACCTAAGCTTGTATCCATACCATTAGAGGAAGGACATGTGTGTAGATCATCTAGGTGCAAGTCAATCGACACAGTTGACCAAACTTGCAAGAATTTAGCATTTAATATTCATTTGAGGGTGACAAATAGTGGGAAGATGAGGGGAAGCCACACGGTGTTTTTGTTTTCTTCACCTCCATCTGTCCATGGTGCACCTCAGAAGCATTTGTTGGGGTTCCAGAAGGTGAATTTGGCACCAAGGGAACAGGGTGTGGTTAGGTTTGGTGTAGATGTGTGCAAAGATTTGAGTTTGGTTGATGAAGTTGGAAACAGGAAAGTTGCATTGGGGTTACATGTTCTTCATGTGGGAAACTTGAAACACTCCTTAAATGTGAAGATATGA